A genome region from Fusarium musae strain F31 chromosome 5, whole genome shotgun sequence includes the following:
- a CDS encoding hypothetical protein (EggNog:ENOG41~SMCOG1203:putative siderophore biosynthesis protein~antiSMASH:Cluster_5.7), with protein sequence MTTDRITSVAPPRNPTPPKEAWDTSKETSFRLPDGETNIWIANTGHGDGNDYLVGSGDTTLARWSMDGRETRISPAMVNDNRAQFGPVFELEILNSDVTDPRSPFASHGRQQDLALTWASIYALWLHPDHRDDDLIAISVDSQRVGEYIKCTGLGVLSPFSPTTTPRETIYWLSHDAFWQGAGAPDSQHWLQSRPEVTSFPGFNGTMGVFANQLGFTRKGNVCTVHPVRPPKPKPGTVIYSRFIVELGQQLQIRHIDASNSVHFETYKQWQNSDRVNKAWKERGPDEHHRAYLAKQLEDPHTMSCVFEWDGELAGYTEIGWVLEDNAACFFRSNCNITVGEHDQNSHIIVGEERFRGGKRYQAVATSIKHCCFLRDPRTKQVIAEPEFLPQERKKRFHLPHKTAMLFALQRERFFQEAHFV encoded by the exons ATGACTACCGACCGCATCACTTCCGTTGCTCCCCCACGTAACCCGACGCCACCAAAAGAGGCTTGGGATACTTCTAAAGAGACCTCGTTCAGACTCCCCGACGGCGAAACCAATATCTGGATTGCTAATACTGGGCATGGCGATGGAAATGACTATCTCGTTGGATCTGGCGACACGACATTGGCGCGGTGGTCAATGGATGGCCGAGAGACCAGAATATCGCCAGCCATGGTCAATGACAACAGAGCTCAATTCGGTCCTGTCTTTGAGCTAGAGATTCTGAACTCTGACGTCACTGATCCTCGTTCGCCTTTCGCATCTCACGGCAGACAGCAAGACCTCGCATTGACCTGGGCATCTATCTACGCTCTGTGGCTGCACCCAGATCACAGAGACGATGATTTGATAGCTATCTCTGTTGACAGCCAAAGAGTTGGCGAATACATCAAGTGCACGGGCTTGGGTGTGCTATCGCCATTCTCACCTACTACAACTCCTCGCGAGACTATTTACTGGCTCTCCCACGATGCATTCTGGCAAGGCGCTGGAGCACCCGACTCACAGCACTGGCTTCAATCACGACCTGAAGTGACATCATTCCCAGGCTTCAACGGCACAATGGGCGTTTTCGCGAACCAATTGGGCTTCACGCGCAAGGGCAACGTCTGCACCGTTCATCCCGTTCGacctcccaagcccaagcctggcACTGTCATCTACTCCCGCTTCATCGTCGAGCTTGGTCAGCAATTACAAATCCGACACATCGACGCGTCCAATTCCGTTCACTTCGAGACATACAAGCAATGGCAAAACTCCGACCGAGTCAACAAGGCATGGAAAGAGCGTGGACCAGACGAGCATCATCGAGCATACCTTGCCAAGCAACTCGAAGACCCCCATACCATGTCATGTGTGTTTGAGTGGGACGGAGAACTCGCAGGCTACACCGAGATTGGATGGGTCTTGGAGGACAACGCAGCCTGCTTCTTTAGGTCCAACTGCAACATCACTGTGGGCGAGCACGACCAGAACTCACACATTATAGTCGGTGAAGAGCGCTTCCGCGGCGGCAAGCGGTATCAGGCTGTCGCCACGTCGATCAAGCACTGCTGCTTCCTGCGCGATCCTCGCACTAAGCAGGTGATAGCCGAGCCTGA GTTTTTGCCgcaggagaggaagaagcgtTTCCACCTGCCGCACAAGACGGCCATGCTGTTCGCCCTGCAGCGTGAGCGATTTTTCCAGGAGGCGCATTTTGTCTAA